The Candidatus Neomarinimicrobiota bacterium genome segment TTACCATAACCGGTTAGGATATCTTTTGGTGAATTGATATGCAGTGAATCGCAAGTCAATGTTTGATTGTTTCGAACTACTTTTACAGATCCGACGAGCATTCCAAGCCCCACCTTTTGGTGGTAGCGCGCGTGATCGCAACGAAGCGTCATATCTTCTTTTTGGAAGATTACATTTCCCGTCAGGATTTGAACTGCTTCACCATTAAGGGTGATATTTTCCAGCACATCGGCGCGTTTCAGTCGCAGACGGTTATCGGCTGAAAAAAGAAATCCCAAGAGGAAGCACAGTGAAAGGATGCGCAAATTCATAAGCGTAGCTCGTTAATGCACATTTTGTTACAGGGTTCCGGAATATTAAGTTTGGTCGTATTTGGATTATTGATGGACGAATTTACGAGTAAAAATTTTCAGTCTTCTGATGTAAACTCACCGATTTCAAAGGAGAAATGAATGCGAGATTTTAAACAGATATCCTTTTTAATCCTTCTTTTAGGATTAATAGGATGTGGCAACCAAAAGGTGGTAACAATGGACAATGGACTTATCATTGAGAACATAATTGAAGGTGAGGGAACTGAAGCTAAAGATCAAAGTATTGTGATGGTACATTATACTGGATGGTTGGAAGACGGGACCAAATTTGATTCATCCCTAAATCCCGGTCGAGACCCGTTTAGGTTTACGGTAGGTGCCCGACAAGTTATTTTAGGCTGGGATCAAGGTTTGCTCGGAATGAAAATAGGCGGAAAAAGAAAGTTAACCATTCCACCGGAATTGGCCTATGGAGATCGCGGTGCTGGAGGAGTGATTCCACCGGGATCAACATTGATTTTTGAAATAGAATTGTTGGGAGTGGAGTAATCCGGCTGATGAATCATTTGCGCTGGAACATCTTATAAGATTAGAAATTGGAAATAAAAGAGTAGGAGAATCGACGATTATTAATGTATTGACTCTTTTATCAATAAAAATTCCCAATCCTTAATTTGAATTGTAGCATGTTCGGGGACTTTAATGGTCAATATTTCTGATGTTGGGAAAAGCCGAATTTCTTCCCCGTTCACTAATATATCTACCGGCATATCAAAATCGGATCGAACATTTTTCCAACGGTAATGGAACGTATTTTCGGATTGTTTATATTCTAGCGTTGGCGGTCGGCGGTCAAAAAGATACTGACGGAAAAATGGTTCGTAATCTTTACCGGATTTTTCAGTAACAAATTGAATAATGTCTTCGGTGCAGACAATAGATTTTGCATTCTCAACTGCGAATGATTTTAAGATATCAAAAAAGAGAGATTCATTATCCATCACATTTCTGAGGGTGTGAAGTATCCAAGCCCCTTTGTAATACGCATCTTCAAATCCCCAGTAATACTCTCCCCGCGGACCGACCATAGCTTTTCGGTTTCGAATGTATTTCCGTTTTGTCAACAAATAATCGACACTGAGGTCGTAATCCCAGCGGTCTTCCACATACAAGGCTTCGCAGTAGGTTGTAAACCCTTCCTGAATCCACACATCGGCTCCATCGCAGGCAGTGATGCTGTTTCCCCACCATTCGTGAAAAGATTCATGCAGAGTGATGTAATCCAAGCTCCCATATATACTTCGGTTAGATTTATCGAATATTTTAAATGAACTTCCGTACGCAATCGCAGATTGATGTTCCATGCCAAGATACGGCGCTTCAACTAATTTGTAGCCGTCATTCCAAAAGGGATATGTTCCAAAACGCTTTTCCATAAATTGGATAACGTCCCGTGCTTCCTTTAAATGCTCCGTTGCAATAGCTTCGTTGTAATCCAATACCCAATAACTGAGCGGATGCACGATTCCCAATGAGTTGACGCTGTCTTGAATTTCTATATAATGCCCGATGTTAAATGTAACATTGTAATTATTGATCGGATTGGAAACAAACCATTGCCAAGTTTTAGTATTACCGTTTTCCAATACATTTCGGAGCGTTCCATTCATCACACAAACCAAGGATGAATCCACAGTAATATTCATCGCCATACTATCCGGTTCTTCGGTTGGATGATCTTTGTTGGGCCACCAAAGGCTTGCGCCATCACCTTCACATGAAACCCCTAAAAACGGTCGACCTGCTTTATCAGTTTCGATGACGACTCCGCCGTCCCAGGGTGGTCGTTTGGCAATCTGCGGACTTCCACTGTATTTTACTCGAAATGTGAAATGTTGATCTTTGGATATCGGGGGGAATTCAACAAAAACAGCATCTTCTTTCCGCGTCCAATTGAGTGCGGTATCTTCGAAAATAATTTGGTCAAGCATCATTGCTTTTGCTAAGTCGATCTGCAGTTTTTCGAAATTGTCAACTGCCTCCGCATGAATATCAACATATCCGTTTATTTGTAGATTTTCATCCAGGCGTTCTATGGTGATATTCATATCATAAAAATGGACGTCATAGCAAGTTCTGAGCGGAGTCAGTTCGCCGATAAGACGATTTCGATCTGACACCGTTGGATAGGTACTTTCTTTTTCCGGGATGACCATTCCGGACCCAAAATGTCCACGCAGATTTGAGACTTGAGAACATCCCGTCAGAATTAAGGATAAAAGAACGATGGTTGTTGTAAGAAATTTCATTTATAGCCTAGTTTTAATGTGGATTTGTTAATTTAATTTTTGATTTTTTTATCTTTTAAGTGTAAGTCGTTTTTAATTTTGTGTGTCTCATAATTTATGTAGAGAAAAGAGCCACCTCGCGGATTTGAACCGCGGACCTACTCATTACGAATGAGTTGCTCTACCAACTGAGCTAAGGTGGCAAATACTAGCGAGTGAAATTATGGTTTTCAATGATAGAAAACCAAGCCTGCCTTACTCAACTTTTTGGTAATATTTAGCTGTTCGCCATGCGCCGTAAATTTCTCCACCATAAAAAATAGCGGTCACAATTGCATAGATAGAAAAAGCGGCAGAATCGGTATTGTCCCGCATTCGATACGCCGATGAGGCCGGCATGGCAAACATCATGAAGCCGAAAATCCCGTCCCAAGAACGCTCCGCGTAGATTCGCCCGGCACCCGGAATCATCGCTGACATCATTGCGGCCACAAACGGGGATTTCTCGGAATTTCGTTCCATCGGTTTTACCGGGTCAAGTATCCGAAAATCTTCTGCTAAAAATTCGTTCCCTAATTTTGCGTGGTACTCAAGCGCCATCGGATTGCATCGCGCAATCCGGTCAGCCGCCATCACGGGACCAAGCATTATACCGTGTTTTGCAATGGCGTGTGCGCCATAATTACTGCAGCTTGGAGAAAATTGGCAATCCAGCCCATTGGATTTGTATGATAATCGTTGCCATCCTGCAATCGGAAAAATAAGTGATTTCCGAATCAGCGATACCGATCGACTAGATAATAGTGAATCTGCCGGGTAAAAAACATTTGTCTGCGCCTTGAGAAACATCAAAGGCAGCAAAACAAAATGGGCAATAATTATAAATCTTGGCAGCATAAGTGTGAAGTTAAATTTAACTTGAATTCTATTCAGAGTAACGTCAATTTATCTACCGTAATGAACGCTATCTTTCGATCGATCTTCTTATTAATTGTGCTGTTGACATCTCGGCTGAATGCTGAGAAAAAATCTTTGTTTATCCTGCATACGAACAATACCAATGGTGCGCTCGAAAATTGCTATTGTCCGGACCACCCATACGGTTCGGTGGAAAAACGGGTTCTGTTTGTAAAAGATTTTATTCGAAAAAACCCCAATACACTTTTGTTTGATGCCGGTGATTTCTTCCCGGTGAGTCATCGCACCTATCTTGATAGTCTTGTTTGTGTTGCCTACAGTGAATTGCCTTACGATGGTATTTTATTAGGCGATCAGGAATTCGCCCGGGATCCGAATGAATTGAACTTGATTCTTCCCATAATGAACGCATCCTTGATTGGCACCAATATATCAGCACCGGATATTAATGGGATGGTCGCTTTCAAACGCATTGAAAAAGGTGGGTTTAGCATTCTGGTGCTGGGAATAATTGATCCGGCTGTATTTAAATACTATCCAGAACCGGTGCGAGCCAGAATGGTTGTAACCGATCCGATTGAAGCTCTTACATCTGCAATTAAAACGCATAAAAATGATACTAATTTGGTTGTGGTTTTAAGCCATCAAGGATATGCAAAAGATTTGGAACTTGTTGAAAGGGTTAATGACATTGATGTTGTTATTGGATCTCACAGCCAATCGGTTATCGCAAACCCGTTCTCATCATCCGCTCCGATTGTAGCGCAGGCAGGGAAAGAGGGTTATCATGTGGGCGTTATTGTTTTGAATATGGATGACAAAGGCACATTATCTCATTCCGGATATGCGCAAACTATGACC includes the following:
- a CDS encoding M1 family metallopeptidase, with amino-acid sequence MKFLTTTIVLLSLILTGCSQVSNLRGHFGSGMVIPEKESTYPTVSDRNRLIGELTPLRTCYDVHFYDMNITIERLDENLQINGYVDIHAEAVDNFEKLQIDLAKAMMLDQIIFEDTALNWTRKEDAVFVEFPPISKDQHFTFRVKYSGSPQIAKRPPWDGGVVIETDKAGRPFLGVSCEGDGASLWWPNKDHPTEEPDSMAMNITVDSSLVCVMNGTLRNVLENGNTKTWQWFVSNPINNYNVTFNIGHYIEIQDSVNSLGIVHPLSYWVLDYNEAIATEHLKEARDVIQFMEKRFGTYPFWNDGYKLVEAPYLGMEHQSAIAYGSSFKIFDKSNRSIYGSLDYITLHESFHEWWGNSITACDGADVWIQEGFTTYCEALYVEDRWDYDLSVDYLLTKRKYIRNRKAMVGPRGEYYWGFEDAYYKGAWILHTLRNVMDNESLFFDILKSFAVENAKSIVCTEDIIQFVTEKSGKDYEPFFRQYLFDRRPPTLEYKQSENTFHYRWKNVRSDFDMPVDILVNGEEIRLFPTSEILTIKVPEHATIQIKDWEFLLIKESIH
- a CDS encoding FKBP-type peptidyl-prolyl cis-trans isomerase, which encodes MRDFKQISFLILLLGLIGCGNQKVVTMDNGLIIENIIEGEGTEAKDQSIVMVHYTGWLEDGTKFDSSLNPGRDPFRFTVGARQVILGWDQGLLGMKIGGKRKLTIPPELAYGDRGAGGVIPPGSTLIFEIELLGVE
- a CDS encoding membrane protein insertion efficiency factor YidD; translation: MLPRFIIIAHFVLLPLMFLKAQTNVFYPADSLLSSRSVSLIRKSLIFPIAGWQRLSYKSNGLDCQFSPSCSNYGAHAIAKHGIMLGPVMAADRIARCNPMALEYHAKLGNEFLAEDFRILDPVKPMERNSEKSPFVAAMMSAMIPGAGRIYAERSWDGIFGFMMFAMPASSAYRMRDNTDSAAFSIYAIVTAIFYGGEIYGAWRTAKYYQKVE